In Lycium ferocissimum isolate CSIRO_LF1 chromosome 11, AGI_CSIRO_Lferr_CH_V1, whole genome shotgun sequence, a single genomic region encodes these proteins:
- the LOC132036298 gene encoding DEAD-box ATP-dependent RNA helicase 36 produces MEYEEEVLVDQNFPLFSRKSKPTTKKPVPAPTSIAENPKQFDKETNSSPTPSHITFSDLGLAEWAVQTCNELGMKKPTPVQHHCIPRILSGQDVLGLAQTGSGKTAAFALPILHRLAEDPYGVSCLVVTPTRELAFQLAEQFRALGSCLNLRCAVVVGGMDMITQTKTLMQRPYVVIATPGRIKVLIEQNPDIPPVFKRTKFLVLDEADRVLDVGFEEELRAIFQCLPKNRQTLLFSATMTSNLQTLLELSANKAYFYEAYEGFKTVESLKQQYIFIPKNVKDVYLQYILSKIKDIGVRSAIIFVSTCRSCQLLGLLLEELEINAAALHSYKSQSLRLSALHKFKSGQVPILVATDVASRGLDIPTVDLVINYDIPRYPQDYVHRVGRTARAGRGGLAVSFVTQNDVDLIHEIEAVLGKQLEKFECKENEVLEDITNVYKAKRVASMKMMDDGFEEKAESRKAQKLKMQNERKGRNKKQKRERVAKDIEV; encoded by the exons ATGGAATACGAAGAAGAAGTCCTAGTGGATCAAAACTTCCCTTTATTCTCCCGTAAATCCAAACCCACCACCAAAAAACCCGTCCCAGCTCCAACCTCCATCGCCGAAAACCCCAAGCAATTTGACAAGGAGACCAACTCTAGTCCCACACCTAGTCATATCACCTTCTCTGACTTAGGCCTCGCCGAATGGGCCGTCCAGACATGTAACGAACTGGGCATGAAAAAGCCCACTCCAGTACAGCACCACTGCATCCCTAGAATCCTCTCGGGGCAGGATGTGTTGGGTTTAGCTCAGACAGGTAGCGGAAAAACAGCGGCATTTGCATTGCCGATACTGCATCGTTTAGCTGAAGATCCCTATGGGGTTTCGTGTTTGGTGGTAACGCCTACTAGGGAGCTTGCTTTCCAGCTTGCTGAGCAGTTTCGGGCGTTGGGTTCTTGCTTGAATTTGAGGTGTGCTGTGGTGGTGGGAGGAATGGATATGATAACCCAGACCAAGACTCTGATGCAAAGACCATATGTGGTAATAGCAACTCCTGGAAGGATTAAGGTTCTTATTGAACAGAATCCTGATATTCCCCCTGTCTTCAAAAGAACTAAG ttccttgtcttggatgaagcAGATAGAGTTCTAGACGTAGGGTTTGAAGAGGAGTTAAGAGCAATCTTTCAGTGCTTGCCGAAGAATCGACAAACTCTTCTATTTTCTGCAACAATGACTAGCAACCTACAGACGCTACTTGAGCTTTCCGCAAACAAGGCATATTTCTATGAGGCATATGAGGGGTTCAAGACTGTAGAATCACTCAAGCAGCAGTACATTTTTATTCCCAAAAATGTGAAGGATGTCTATCTGCAATACATTTTATCCAAGATCAAAGATATAGGCGTTCGCTCTGCAATCATTTTTGTTTCCACCTGCAG GAGCTGTCAGCTTTTGGGATTGTTGTTGGAAGAACTCGAAATCAATGCTGccgcattgcattcatacaagTCCCAGTCACTGAGGCTTTCTGCACTTCATAAATTCAAATCTGGGCAGGTCCCAATATTGGTCGCTACTGATGTTGCCAGTCGTGGTTTAGACATTCCAACGGTTGATCTGGTGATAAATTATGACATTCCAAG GTATCCACAGGATTATGTTCATCGTGTTGGACGTACTGCAAGAGCTGGACGAGGTGGACTTGCTGTCAGCTTTGTTACTCAG AATGATGTGGATCTCATTCATGAAATAGAAGCCGTGCTTGGGAAGCAATTGGAGAAATTTGAATGTAAAGAGAATGAagtgcttgaagatatcacaaAT GTTTACAAGGCGAAGCGTGTCGCATCAATGAAGATGATGGATGATGGCTTTGAGGAGAAAGCAGAAAGTCGTAAAGCTCAGAAACTGAAAATGCAAAACGAGAGAAAGGGAAGGAACAAAAAGcagaaaagagaaagagtagCAAAAGATATAGAAGTTTGA